The Dehalogenimonas lykanthroporepellens BL-DC-9 genome includes a window with the following:
- a CDS encoding transposase IS3/IS911 family protein (PFAM: transposase IS3/IS911 family protein~KEGG: bvi:Bcep1808_7228 transposase IS3/IS911 family protein) translates to MERIPHGKYTREFRLEAVKLVTEDKLSVAEAARRLALPSNTLDNWLRKHRAGKLEEVGKSYRPLTEVEMELARVKKENAELKMEREILKKAAAYFARESLPGTRR, encoded by the coding sequence ATGGAAAGGATTCCACACGGGAAGTATACGAGGGAGTTCAGGCTGGAAGCGGTGAAGCTGGTGACAGAGGATAAGTTGTCTGTGGCGGAAGCTGCCAGGCGGCTGGCACTGCCGTCAAACACCTTGGACAACTGGCTCAGGAAACACAGAGCCGGCAAGCTTGAAGAAGTGGGCAAGTCATACCGGCCGCTGACAGAAGTAGAGATGGAGCTGGCCCGGGTAAAGAAGGAAAATGCCGAACTCAAAATGGAGCGGGAAATATTAAAAAAAGCAGCCGCGTACTTTGCCAGGGAGTCGCTGCCCGGTACGCGGCGATGA
- a CDS encoding reductive dehalogenase (KEGG: deh:cbdb_A1542 putative reductive dehalogenase~TIGRFAM: reductive dehalogenase~PFAM: Twin-arginine translocation pathway, signal sequence, subgroup): protein MSKFHNTLSRRDFMKALGVAGAGLGVGMAVNPAFHDVDDLMSDEKAGHKLPWYVKQKDHPTAEIDWSAMARYDMRNQYNPGLDHEGADGYPNVAAKWASEQRAKMVDYASSGKKGAELKDLGIALGSQWGWIHEARPYFNFFPDSNFPVILPGGFQTPEEVGIPKYQGTKEENARMIRAAFHYFGAAHVSFQELNDDTLKLIYANDDSGRPYVFEDVDQPYVTPEKYVIPRKCKYVISYLVVQNLYSNKVGQSWDSYIGGAAVAKAYSELNFLQGRVMTFVRTLGYTGVGSNPGHVNGFAVLGGQGELGRANIMIHPVYGMVGRVPNMLITDLPVPTEKPIDFGAFEFCKTCMKCADTCPSGSISFENEPSWDVAGSWNAGGVRTWYANWKTCLPYRNMRYPGLCGNCQSICVFSKLDAASVHEVVKGVVGTTNIFSGFFRNMDDAFGYNHYDTDDWWNREIPFKYDATNGRWW, encoded by the coding sequence ATGTCCAAATTCCACAACACTCTATCCAGGCGGGATTTCATGAAAGCGCTGGGGGTGGCCGGCGCCGGACTCGGAGTTGGGATGGCAGTCAACCCGGCGTTCCACGATGTGGATGACTTGATGTCTGATGAAAAAGCCGGGCATAAGCTTCCATGGTATGTTAAACAAAAAGACCACCCAACAGCAGAAATAGATTGGAGCGCAATGGCTAGATACGACATGAGAAATCAGTATAATCCAGGCTTGGATCACGAAGGGGCTGATGGGTATCCGAATGTCGCGGCCAAATGGGCGTCTGAACAGCGTGCCAAAATGGTCGATTACGCCAGCTCCGGGAAAAAAGGAGCCGAATTAAAGGATTTGGGTATAGCATTGGGTTCCCAATGGGGATGGATTCATGAGGCTCGTCCGTACTTTAATTTCTTCCCCGATTCCAATTTCCCGGTAATATTACCTGGCGGATTTCAAACTCCGGAAGAAGTCGGTATTCCTAAGTATCAGGGTACTAAGGAGGAAAACGCACGGATGATTCGGGCGGCGTTCCATTATTTTGGAGCGGCGCATGTTTCATTTCAGGAATTGAACGATGACACCTTGAAACTGATATATGCTAATGATGATAGTGGCCGTCCATATGTCTTCGAGGATGTCGATCAGCCGTATGTGACCCCGGAAAAATATGTTATACCCAGGAAATGTAAGTATGTAATCAGTTATCTGGTGGTTCAAAATCTGTATTCCAACAAAGTAGGGCAAAGTTGGGACAGTTATATCGGTGGCGCGGCTGTCGCAAAGGCTTACTCCGAACTGAATTTCTTACAAGGCCGGGTAATGACATTCGTTAGGACGCTAGGTTACACAGGAGTAGGCAGTAATCCCGGGCATGTTAATGGCTTTGCGGTGCTGGGCGGCCAAGGGGAACTTGGGAGAGCGAATATAATGATTCACCCGGTTTACGGCATGGTAGGCCGTGTCCCTAATATGCTAATTACCGACCTGCCAGTTCCTACCGAAAAACCAATTGATTTCGGAGCTTTTGAATTCTGTAAAACCTGTATGAAATGTGCCGATACATGTCCCAGTGGGTCTATCAGCTTTGAAAATGAACCCAGTTGGGACGTTGCCGGGTCATGGAATGCAGGTGGTGTACGTACCTGGTATGCCAATTGGAAGACTTGTCTTCCCTATCGCAATATGCGTTATCCAGGTCTATGTGGAAATTGCCAGAGCATATGCGTATTCTCAAAATTAGATGCCGCCAGTGTCCATGAAGTAGTTAAAGGGGTTGTCGGTACTACCAATATCTTCAGTGGATTCTTCCGTAATATGGACGATGCCTTTGGGTACA